The Nomascus leucogenys isolate Asia chromosome 16, Asia_NLE_v1, whole genome shotgun sequence genome includes a region encoding these proteins:
- the FABP12 gene encoding fatty acid-binding protein 12: MIDQLQGTWKSISCENFEEYMKELGIGRASRKLGRLAKPTVTISTDEDVITIKTKSIFKNNEISFKLGEEFEEIMPGGHKTKSKVTLDNESLIQVQDWDGKEATITRKLVDGKMVVESAVNSVICTRTYEKVSSNSVSNS; this comes from the exons ATGATTGACCAGCTCCAAGGAACATGGAAGTCCATTTCTTGTGAAAATTTCGAAGAATACATGAAGGAGCTGG GTATAGGAAGAGCCAGCAGGAAACTGGGCCGTTTAGCAAAACCCACTGTGACCATCAGTACAGATGAAGATGTCATCacaataaaaaccaaaagcatctttaaaaataatgagatctcCTTTAAGCTGGGAGAAGAGTTTGAGGAGATCATGCCAGGTGGCCACAAAACAAAG agtaAAGTAACCTTAGATAATGAGTCCCTGATTCAAGTTCAGGACTGGGATGGCAAAGAAGCCACCATAACGAGAAAGCTGGTGGATGGGAAAATGGTGGTG GAAAGTGCTGTGAACAGTGTTATCTGTACACGAACATACGAGAAAGTATCATCAAACTCAGTCTCAAACTCTTAA